A window from Bacillota bacterium encodes these proteins:
- the nadD gene encoding nicotinate-nucleotide adenylyltransferase yields the protein MQRVAIMGGTFDPIHYGHLVTAEEAFFRYSLNRVVFVPSGQPPHKLGQRISSAADRYMMTVLATMSNPHFEVSSIETDRPGPSYAVDTVRAFRELYPDDTKLYFITGADAILEIFGWKDAHTLLQLCDFVAATRPGYTLPVDRVEETFGIYASRIQFFEVPALAISSTDIRRRVREGRPIRYLLPESVSNYIYKAGLYQDERNAGPAHNGHDRAAHYDR from the coding sequence ATGCAGCGCGTCGCCATAATGGGCGGGACGTTCGATCCTATACACTACGGCCACCTCGTGACGGCAGAGGAAGCCTTCTTTCGCTACTCTCTCAACCGCGTGGTTTTCGTTCCTTCCGGCCAGCCCCCTCACAAGCTCGGACAGCGAATATCCTCCGCAGCTGACAGGTACATGATGACAGTACTTGCTACCATGTCCAATCCGCATTTCGAGGTGTCTTCCATTGAGACGGACAGGCCCGGCCCTTCCTACGCCGTCGACACAGTGCGGGCATTCCGCGAGCTGTATCCCGACGACACCAAACTCTATTTCATTACCGGTGCGGACGCCATTCTCGAAATATTCGGGTGGAAAGACGCGCATACTCTTCTTCAGTTGTGCGATTTCGTCGCAGCCACGAGGCCAGGCTACACCCTCCCCGTGGATAGAGTTGAGGAGACCTTCGGGATCTACGCCTCTCGCATTCAATTCTTCGAGGTTCCAGCCTTGGCCATATCATCCACTGATATCCGCAGGCGAGTGAGAGAAGGACGGCCCATACGGTACCTGCTTCCTGAGAGTGTGTCCAACTACATCTACAAGGCTGGCCTGTACCAGGACGAACGAAACGCCGGCCCTGCGCATAACGGCCATGACCGCGCGGCACACTACGATCGATAG
- a CDS encoding RNA-binding protein produces MSKTLYVGNLPWAFSEQELEQVFSPYAEVIASRIITDRETGRSRGFGFVEVANDDVEPIIRSLDRTLVGGREITVNEAKEKPGRI; encoded by the coding sequence ATGAGCAAGACACTCTATGTCGGGAATCTTCCGTGGGCGTTCAGCGAGCAAGAACTCGAGCAGGTTTTCTCGCCCTATGCCGAGGTGATCGCGAGCAGGATCATAACGGACCGTGAGACTGGCAGGTCTCGCGGGTTCGGGTTCGTCGAGGTCGCCAACGATGACGTAGAGCCCATCATCAGGTCTCTCGACCGCACCCTTGTGGGGGGCAGGGAGATAACCGTGAACGAGGCTAAAGAGAAGCCCGGCAGAATCTAG
- the yqeK gene encoding bis(5'-nucleosyl)-tetraphosphatase (symmetrical) YqeK has protein sequence MGGHRVSRDEICRRLASMVTPSRYQHSLRVEEEARRLALRFGANEEVCALAGLLHDCARDLPHEELLAQARALSQAKVDTRLSDPVLLHGIVGAHLAMESFGVCDSRVLQAIGLHTTGGVSMSREDKVVCLADYTEPGRAFPGVESIRRAAQEDLDTALLLGFDCTIRHLINTGRQIDPSTVLARNALLASVESKGYQRCQLRKAGGESE, from the coding sequence GTGGGCGGGCACAGGGTGTCCAGGGACGAGATATGTCGGCGACTTGCTTCCATGGTGACTCCTTCCCGTTACCAGCACTCACTCAGGGTGGAAGAAGAGGCACGCCGTCTCGCGCTCCGGTTTGGGGCGAATGAGGAGGTCTGCGCACTGGCAGGTTTGCTCCACGATTGCGCAAGGGATCTCCCCCATGAGGAACTCCTGGCTCAGGCCCGGGCGTTGAGCCAGGCGAAGGTGGACACCAGGCTCTCCGATCCAGTGTTGCTCCATGGGATTGTCGGTGCCCATCTCGCGATGGAGAGTTTCGGTGTGTGCGACAGTCGTGTGTTGCAGGCAATCGGCCTGCACACCACGGGCGGGGTTTCCATGTCCAGGGAGGACAAGGTGGTCTGTCTGGCGGACTACACGGAACCCGGTAGGGCTTTCCCAGGGGTGGAATCGATCCGCAGGGCCGCTCAGGAGGATCTGGACACTGCCTTACTCCTTGGGTTCGATTGCACAATAAGGCATCTGATCAACACAGGCAGGCAGATCGACCCTTCAACGGTGCTCGCGAGAAACGCACTGCTCGCCTCGGTGGAGAGTAAAGGCTACCAACGTTGCCAGCTGAGGAAGGCCGGAGGGGAGAGCGAATAA
- the rsfS gene encoding ribosome silencing factor has translation MPLAAEAHARAAAQAAIDKKAEDTVALDISGVSLMADFFVLCSVRTQAHARAVREEVTRVLETQGLTLKHREGSDDSGWVLMDWGDVVVHIFGETERRYYDLERLWGDAPVLDLEGTYHEAGQGVDASD, from the coding sequence ATGCCACTTGCCGCCGAAGCACATGCACGGGCCGCGGCCCAGGCTGCGATCGACAAAAAGGCGGAGGACACTGTGGCCCTGGACATCTCCGGGGTATCGCTCATGGCAGACTTCTTTGTCCTTTGCAGTGTTCGTACACAGGCACACGCAAGGGCGGTGAGGGAGGAGGTGACCCGTGTCCTGGAAACCCAGGGGCTCACCCTCAAGCACCGGGAGGGCTCAGACGATTCCGGGTGGGTGCTGATGGATTGGGGTGACGTAGTGGTGCATATCTTCGGTGAAACGGAGCGGCGCTACTACGATCTGGAGCGCCTGTGGGGGGACGCCCCTGTACTCGATCTGGAAGGAACATATCACGAAGCAGGTCAGGGGGTTGACGCGTCCGACTAG